The following proteins are encoded in a genomic region of Dialister hominis:
- a CDS encoding DUF3789 domain-containing protein: protein MIAFIVGLFVGAAIGMLVSALCVVAKRSDDER from the coding sequence ATGATAGCCTTTATCGTAGGATTGTTTGTGGGAGCGGCGATTGGGATGCTTGTTTCTGCTTTGTGCGTAGTGGCAAAAAGGAGCGATGATGAGCGTTAA
- a CDS encoding RusA family crossover junction endodeoxyribonuclease, with protein sequence MAISMFLSMQVPKKTFQEKKVAVVNGKARIYKPPELVEIEQKYISSLSPHVPERPLGGPIALKTVFCFRADEKHKAGTPKATKPDTDNLVKMLKDCMTKCGFWKDDAQVASESITKCYADHEGIYILIKPIGV encoded by the coding sequence ATGGCAATCAGTATGTTTCTTTCGATGCAGGTCCCTAAAAAGACGTTTCAGGAGAAAAAGGTGGCGGTGGTCAATGGGAAAGCCCGGATCTACAAACCGCCGGAGCTGGTGGAAATTGAGCAGAAGTATATTTCTTCTTTGTCGCCGCATGTTCCTGAAAGGCCTTTGGGCGGGCCGATCGCTTTGAAAACGGTGTTCTGCTTCAGGGCGGATGAAAAACATAAGGCCGGTACGCCGAAGGCCACGAAGCCAGATACGGACAATCTGGTAAAGATGCTGAAGGATTGTATGACGAAGTGCGGATTCTGGAAGGACGATGCGCAGGTCGCTTCCGAATCGATTACAAAGTGTTACGCAGACCATGAAGGGATTTATATTTTGATCAAACCGATAGGGGTGTAG